The genomic region CCGAAGATCCACAGACCGACCAACCAGGCCGCGTGCATGACGACCATATAGGGATAGTGCTCCGCCCCGATCTCGCGTCCGCCTTGGGCCATCAGCGCCTTGGTGTTCCGCTTGGCATGCACCAGTTCGGCCAGGCGCTGCAGGGTGACGAAGGTCAGGAGTGCAATTGCCGGCAACATCAGGCGACCCTCTTCAGCGTGACGCAGCTGGCCGTGAAGCCTGGCCCCATGGCGACCATCGCTGAGCGCTCGGGCAGGCCTGCGGCAATAGCCCTTTCGAGCACGAAAAGTACGGTCGGCGACGACATGTTTCCATATTCGGCGATGACGGCGCGCTCATGGTCGAGTGATCCCGGTTCCAGCCCGAAGGTCGCTTCCAGCGCGACCAGGACCTTTGCCCCGCCGGGATGGCAGATGAACCGGTCGATATCGGAAAGTGCCAGTCCCGAACGCGCCAGGATCGAGGCGATTGCCGGGCCCACCTCTGCCTCTGCGAACGGCGGCAGGGATTGTTCGAGGATGATACCGAAGCCGGCGTCATCGATCTGCCAGCCCATGATGCCGAGGGTGTCTGGAAACAGGTGCTCGCCCGTCGTTTCCACCTCTGCCAGCCCGCCGGGCCCTGCGCGCAGGATGCAGGCAGCGGCACCATCGCCGAACAAAGCGGTGGCGATGATATTGGGCTTGGTCGGGGCATCCAGCCGGAACGACAGCGAACAGAGTTCGATGGCAACGAACAGCACGGTCGCTCCTGGCCTGCCGCGGGCCATGCGCGTGGCGATGGCAAAGCCGGAGACCCCGGCAGCACAACCCAGCCCGAAAACGGGAACTCGCTCGATATCGGCGCGGAAACCCATCTGGACGGCCAGCCGCGCCTCGAGGCTCGGAGTCGCAAAGCCGGTGG from Rhizobium tumorigenes harbors:
- a CDS encoding type III polyketide synthase gives rise to the protein MFSAVAREQRQRRQFLTDQVKLVGLAVATPEHIILQSEAKEMAARLFSDRYREFKPLSRVFDNAGITKRHSARPLSWFSEPHAWKDRLAAYAEVASTLFVEATTRALDHAGLTAADIDCIVTVSSTGFATPSLEARLAVQMGFRADIERVPVFGLGCAAGVSGFAIATRMARGRPGATVLFVAIELCSLSFRLDAPTKPNIIATALFGDGAAACILRAGPGGLAEVETTGEHLFPDTLGIMGWQIDDAGFGIILEQSLPPFAEAEVGPAIASILARSGLALSDIDRFICHPGGAKVLVALEATFGLEPGSLDHERAVIAEYGNMSSPTVLFVLERAIAAGLPERSAMVAMGPGFTASCVTLKRVA